A portion of the Amia ocellicauda isolate fAmiCal2 chromosome 22, fAmiCal2.hap1, whole genome shotgun sequence genome contains these proteins:
- the poldip2 gene encoding polymerase delta-interacting protein 2 isoform X2, which translates to MAACVIRRGLLSTVSKYNKSHMLRHLSFESINRHEGHRLRPPCSSCAGLGVQQTRSLSRNRPEGKVLETVGVFEAPKQHGKYETGQLFLHSVFGYRGIVLFPWHARLYDRDVTPPTTESKPETPGTHGSKEVKGKTHTYYQVLIDTRDCPHISQRSQTEAVTFLANHDDSRALYAIPGLDYVSHEDILPYNSTDQIPIQHELFERFLMFNPSKAPPFIARDTLRAWQEKNHPWLELSDVHRETTESIRVTVIPFYMGMREAQNSHVYWWRYCIRLENLGNEVVQLRERHWRIFSLSGTLETVRGRGVVGREPVLSKEQPAFQYSSHVSLQAPSGHMWGTFRIERTDGSHFDVRIPPFSLESNKDDKAPPAGYSW; encoded by the exons ATGGCCGCTTGTGTGATTAGACGGGGCTTACTGTCTACAGTAAGTAAATATAACAAAAGCCACATGCTTAGACATTTGAGTTTTGAGAGCATCAACAGGCACGAAGGGCACAGACTGCGGCCGCCCTGCTCGTCCTGTGCCGGGCTCGGTGTGCAGCAGACTCGCTCCCTGTCTCG AAACCGACCAGAGGGGAAAGTGCTTGAGACAGTAGGAGTGTTTGAGGCTCCAAAACAACACGGCAAATATGAAACGGGCCAG TTATTTCTACACAGTGTCTTTGGCTACAGAGGGATAGTACTTTTCCCGTGGCACGCCAGACTATACGATCGTGATGTGACCCCTCCTACCACAGAGAG caAACCAGAAACACCCGGGACTCATGGTTCAAAAGAAGTCAAGGGCAAAACACACACCTACTACCAGGTTCTCATAGACACCAGAGACTGCCCCCATATC TCTCAGAGGTCGCAGACTGAAGCCGTGACGTTTCTAGCCAACCACGATGACAGCAGAGCTCTGTATGCTATTCCAG GTTTGGACTATGTGAGTCATGAAGACATTCTACCTTACAACTCCACAGATCAGATTCCCATTCAGCATGAGCTGTTTGAGCGTTTTCTCATGTTCAATCCTTCCAAAG CCCCGCCCTTCATCGCGAGAGACACGCTGCGAGCCTGGCAGGAGAAGAATCACCCCTGGCTGGAGCTGTCGGACGTGCACCGCGAGACCACCGAGAGCATCCGCGTCACCGTCATCCCCTTCTACATGGGCATGAGG GAAGCACAGAATTCTCATGTGTATTGG TGGCGCTACTGTATCCGATTGGAAAACCTGGGAAATGAAGTGGTGCAGCTGAGGGAGAGACACTGGCGGATATTCAGCCTCTCTGGGACCCTGGAGACCGTCAGGGGCCGAGGGGTGGTGGGACGG GAACCGGTGTTATCCAAGGAGCAGCCAGCCTTTCAGTACAGCAGTCATGTCTCTTTGCAGGCCCCTAGTGGCCACATGTG
- the poldip2 gene encoding polymerase delta-interacting protein 2 isoform X1 codes for MAACVIRRGLLSTVSKYNKSHMLRHLSFESINRHEGHRLRPPCSSCAGLGVQQTRSLSRNRPEGKVLETVGVFEAPKQHGKYETGQLFLHSVFGYRGIVLFPWHARLYDRDVTPPTTESKPETPGTHGSKEVKGKTHTYYQVLIDTRDCPHISQRSQTEAVTFLANHDDSRALYAIPGLDYVSHEDILPYNSTDQIPIQHELFERFLMFNPSKAPPFIARDTLRAWQEKNHPWLELSDVHRETTESIRVTVIPFYMGMREAQNSHVYWWRYCIRLENLGNEVVQLRERHWRIFSLSGTLETVRGRGVVGREPVLSKEQPAFQYSSHVSLQAPSGHMWGSYRFERANGTFFDVRIPPFSLESKKDDSPNGFLPGPFASLV; via the exons ATGGCCGCTTGTGTGATTAGACGGGGCTTACTGTCTACAGTAAGTAAATATAACAAAAGCCACATGCTTAGACATTTGAGTTTTGAGAGCATCAACAGGCACGAAGGGCACAGACTGCGGCCGCCCTGCTCGTCCTGTGCCGGGCTCGGTGTGCAGCAGACTCGCTCCCTGTCTCG AAACCGACCAGAGGGGAAAGTGCTTGAGACAGTAGGAGTGTTTGAGGCTCCAAAACAACACGGCAAATATGAAACGGGCCAG TTATTTCTACACAGTGTCTTTGGCTACAGAGGGATAGTACTTTTCCCGTGGCACGCCAGACTATACGATCGTGATGTGACCCCTCCTACCACAGAGAG caAACCAGAAACACCCGGGACTCATGGTTCAAAAGAAGTCAAGGGCAAAACACACACCTACTACCAGGTTCTCATAGACACCAGAGACTGCCCCCATATC TCTCAGAGGTCGCAGACTGAAGCCGTGACGTTTCTAGCCAACCACGATGACAGCAGAGCTCTGTATGCTATTCCAG GTTTGGACTATGTGAGTCATGAAGACATTCTACCTTACAACTCCACAGATCAGATTCCCATTCAGCATGAGCTGTTTGAGCGTTTTCTCATGTTCAATCCTTCCAAAG CCCCGCCCTTCATCGCGAGAGACACGCTGCGAGCCTGGCAGGAGAAGAATCACCCCTGGCTGGAGCTGTCGGACGTGCACCGCGAGACCACCGAGAGCATCCGCGTCACCGTCATCCCCTTCTACATGGGCATGAGG GAAGCACAGAATTCTCATGTGTATTGG TGGCGCTACTGTATCCGATTGGAAAACCTGGGAAATGAAGTGGTGCAGCTGAGGGAGAGACACTGGCGGATATTCAGCCTCTCTGGGACCCTGGAGACCGTCAGGGGCCGAGGGGTGGTGGGACGG GAACCGGTGTTATCCAAGGAGCAGCCAGCCTTTCAGTACAGCAGTCATGTCTCTTTGCAGGCCCCTAGTGGCCACATGTG GGGTTCGTATCGCTTCGAGAGGGCCAACGGCACCTTCTTCGATGTCCGCATCCCGCCCTTTTCTCTCGAAAGCAAGAAAGACGATTCACCCAACGGCTTCCTCCCAGGGCCATTCGCATCCTTAGTCTGA
- the vma12 gene encoding transmembrane protein 199, whose amino-acid sequence MRQGKVATVGEMASSFEIGDTFRDKVRLLLEEGSCIPADLRLRLEQSLDPQHRAVPFAVARRLHGLLQERGYPIYLHELFEDSSVYLPEIQMPPRNPELVARLERIKAKLANDEYRRITRNVNCQELNRAGGLADIGRQMRSVKAVVVTVFNFLVTVVAVFACTYLGSQYIFTEMAPRILSAVIAASVVGLAELYVLVRTMEGELGEL is encoded by the exons ATGCGTCAAG GCAAAGTAGCGACTGTGGGAGAAATGGCCTCTTCCTTCGAGATCGGTGACACCTTCCGAGACAAGGTCCGTTTGTTGCTGGAGGAGGGGAGTTGCATCCCCGCCGACCTGCGGCTGCGGCTGGAGCAGAGCCTGGATCCGCAGCACAGGGCCGTGCCTTTCGCCGTGGCGAGACGGCTGCACGGGCTGCTTCAGGAGAGGG gctacCCCATCTATCTCCATGAGCTCTTTGAAGACAGCAGTGTATATCTGCCAGAAATACAGATGCCTCCTAGG AATCCAGAACTCGTTGCACGTTTGGAGAGGATTAAAGCCAAGCTGGCCAATGATGAATATCGGAGGATCACCAGGAATGTCAATTGTCAG GAATTGAATCGTGCCGGAGGTTTAGCTGACATTGGAAGACAAA TGCGGTCTGTGAAGGCTGTGGTGGTCACAGTCTTTAACTTCCTGGTGACGGTAGTGGCAGTCTTCGCCTGCACTTACTTGGGCAGCCAGTACATCTTCACAGAGATGGCTCCG AGGATCCTGTCTGCGGTGATCGCTGCCTCGGTCGTCGGCCTGGCGGAGCTGTACGTGCTCGTGCGGACGATGGAAGGAGAGCTGGGGGAGCTATAG